The Coregonus clupeaformis isolate EN_2021a unplaced genomic scaffold, ASM2061545v1 scaf2335, whole genome shotgun sequence genome includes a window with the following:
- the LOC121553844 gene encoding zinc finger protein GLIS2: MIGSSLQVFWNTVAAMLSLDEPLDLKLPRANGRIRLGKRAYSASICAPLSATRQRLLRNLPMTYPSPPPSPGTPLSHQERAGSCTPPAMDLSLSPSFRHAPSPSPSPSSRHAPSPSASPSSPLDYPPSCSPATPIYSREAAHPRYLDGGASPQGFQIFLPIGTTGGGFNLPSSMFIGQPGEKRASPDPSSDEQLACHWMKCHLLFDSLQDLVDHINDYHVKPEKDSGYCCHWEGCARNGRGFNARYKMLIHIRTHTNEKPHHCPTCNKSFSRLENLKIHTRSHTGEKPYICPYEGCSKRYSNSSDRFKHTRTHYVDKPYYCKMAGCLKRYTDPSSLRKHIKAHGHFVATQEQASSAGLGVFLKGGGLHGSNGGGVSEMGYVGGAHIIIPGGAAVASLLGGHRLGASLPLSAMCGPLDLSGLGHPGASLFSLGGGGGGLGWCDSSMLPFGLSAASVFGI; the protein is encoded by the exons ATGATTGGCTCTTCTCTACAGGTGTTCTGGAATACTGTAGCTGCCATGCTGTCATTGGATGAGCCTCTGGACCTGAAGCTTCCACGGGCCAATGGGAGGATCAGGTTGGGAAAGAGGGCGTATTCTGCCTCCATCTGCGCCCCTCTCAGTGCCACACGACAACGTCTGCTACGTAACCTACCGATGACCTACCCATCACCGCCTCCCTCTCCAG GTACCCCCCTGTCCCACCAGGAGAGGGCAGGTTCCTGCACCCCCCCTGCCATGGACCTgagtctctccccctccttccgacacgcaccctccccctctccctccccctcctcccgccATGCACCctccccctctgcctccccctcctcacccctggaCTATCCACCCAGCTGCAGCCCAGCCACACCCATCTACTCCAGG gaagcAGCTCACCCTCGTTACCTGGATGGTGGGGCTTCTCCGCAGGGCTTCCAGATCTTCCTGCCAATCGGGACCACAGGGGGCGGGTTCAACCTGCCCTCCTCCATGTTCATTGGTCAGCCCGGGGAGAAGCGGGCGTCACCCGATCCCTCATCGGATGAGCAGCTGGCCTGCCATTGGATGAAG TGCCACCTGCTGTTTGACTCGTTACAGGACCTGGTGGATCACATCAATGACTACCATGTCAAACCTGAAAAGGATTCTGGGTACTGCTGCCACTGGGAGGGCTGTGCCCGCAATGGGAGGGGCTTCAACGCCAG GTACAAGATGTTGATCCACATCAGGACTCACACCAATGAGAAGCCTCACCACTGCCCCACCTGCAACAAGAGCTTCTCTCGCCTGGAGAACCTCAAgatacacacacgctcacacacag gagaGAAGCCGTACATCTGTCCGTACGAGGGCTGCAGCAAGCGCTACTCCAACTCCAGCGACCGCTTcaagcacacgcgcacacactacGTGGACAAGCCCTACTACTGCAAGATGGCCGGCTGCCTTAAACGCTACACCGACCCCAGCTCCCTCCGCAAACACATCAAGGCCCACGGACACTTCGTCGCGACCCAGGAACAGGCCTCCTCGGCTGGGCTCGGGGTGTTCCTCAAAGGGGGTGGTCTCCATGGAAGTAACGGTGGAGGGGTCTCAGAGATGGGCTATGTCGGCGGGGCCCATATTATCATCCCAGGAGGGGCCGCCGTGGCTTCTCTTCTCGGAGGCCACCGTCTGGGGGCCTCGCTGCCCCTCTCGGCCATGTGTGGCCCCCTGGATCTAAGCGGACTAGGTCACCCTGGAGCGTCCTTATTCTCGCTaggtggtggaggtgggggaTTGGGTTGGTGTGATTCTTCCATGCTCCCGTTCGGACTCTCGGCTGCATCCGTGTTTGG caTCTAA
- the LOC123488456 gene encoding beta-1,3-galactosyltransferase 2-like, whose translation MSPYTYYHRWTIPIHPHGPSPTTVPAPPPTTVPLTTVPAPPPTTVPPTTVPAPPSTTVPPTTVPAPPSTTIRPPPTNQYHFGHPRNFHFIMDEPDKCKTQTPFLVLMVPVAPGNLAARDAIRRTWGTETLVQGKKVQTLFMLGLPGGSGAQELQEKVNQESQVHHDLLQSNFLDSYLNLTIKTMVIMDWLATHCTNSTYAMKIDSDMFLNVENLITMLLRADVPKVNYLTGMLMWDRPVIRNPNSKWYVPVEMLADNRYPTYTLGMGYVFSNDLPERIVEISKDIKLFNIEDAYIGACMKKLGLSPRNSPDPWQWKAYLGNYNRCEFSKVITYILSRSSQIVDYWTDLKKTPGPPCP comes from the exons ATGTCACCCTACACATACTACCATAGATGGACCATCCCCATCCATCCCCATGGACCATCCCCAACCACAGTACCAGCCCCACCCCCAACCACCGTACCCCTAACCACAGTACCAGCCCCACCCCCAACCACCGTACCCCCAACCACAGTACCAGCCCCACCCTCAACCACCGTACCCCCAACCACAGTACCAGCCCCACCCTCAACCACCATACGCCCGCCACCAACCAATCAATACCACTTTGGCCACCCTCGTAACTTCCACTTCATCATGGACGAACCGGACAAGTGTAAGACCCAGACCCCGTTCCTGGTGCTGATGGTCCCTGTGGCGCCCGGTAACCTGGCTGCCCGGGACGCCATCCGCAGGACGTGGGGTACTGAGACCCTGGTGCAGGGGAAGAAGGTACAGACGCTATTCATGCTAGGACTTCCTGGAGGATCAGGTGCTCAGGAGCTGCAGGAGAAG GTGAACCAGGAGAGCCAGGTGCATCATGATCTACTCCAGAGCAACTTTCTGGACTCCTACCTCAACCTCACCATTAAGACCATGGTGATTATGGACTGGCTGGCCACTCACTGCACCAATTCCACCTACGCCATGAAGATCGACTCAGACATGTTCCTCAACGTAGAGAACCTGATAACTATGTTGCTGAGAGCGGACGTCCCCAAG GTGAACTACCTGACGGGGATGCTGATGTGGGATCGACCAGTCATCCGGAACCCTAACTCCAAATGGTATGTTCCGGTCGAGATGTTAGCCGACAACCGCTACCCGACCTACACACTTGGTATGGGATACGTCTTCTCCAACGACCTGCCGGAGAGGATCGTGGAGATATCCAAGGACATCAAGCTTTTTAATATAGAAGACGCCTACATTGGCGCCTGTATGAAGAAACTGGGCCTCTCGCCCAGAAACTCACCCGATCCTTGGCAATGGAAGGCCTATCTCGGCAATTACAATCGCTGTGAATTTTCCAAAGTCATCACCTATATTTTGAGCCGCTCATCCCAGATAGTGGACTACTGGACGGACCTGAAAAAGACACCTGGTCCACCCtgtccctag